One genomic region from Bacillus sp. SLBN-46 encodes:
- a CDS encoding YkyB family protein codes for MKGEHTLNHDQKYPLSKLNLTIENLAQAVFIVNRHAKTATNPKFLYKLKQESLKKLIQEGKAKKVGLHFSENPRNSQQQSDVLVECGRYTFHIPPIKSDFHELPHLGKLDGRVRNPKATLSLSFAKALLQTYTGITEIENPVSISKKNQRPYQKPIFKKLGERYS; via the coding sequence ATGAAAGGAGAACATACCTTGAATCACGACCAGAAATATCCCCTATCCAAACTAAATCTAACCATCGAAAACCTCGCTCAAGCAGTCTTTATTGTGAATCGCCATGCAAAAACAGCAACTAATCCCAAATTCTTGTACAAATTAAAACAGGAATCACTAAAAAAATTAATCCAAGAAGGCAAGGCAAAAAAAGTAGGACTCCACTTTTCAGAAAATCCTAGAAACAGCCAACAGCAATCCGATGTGCTCGTTGAATGTGGCAGATATACCTTCCATATTCCTCCCATTAAATCTGATTTCCATGAACTTCCCCATCTTGGTAAACTTGATGGACGTGTTAGAAATCCCAAGGCGACCCTTTCACTAAGTTTCGCTAAAGCTTTATTGCAAACCTACACAGGGATAACTGAAATAGAGAATCCAGTATCCATATCAAAGAAAAATCAACGACCATACCAAAAACCTATATTCAAAAAATTAGGAGAAAGATATTCTTAA
- a CDS encoding EAL domain-containing protein: protein MEHLNNLLTNELASGKASGKIQKIIFDIIFQHIQDMVFVMKVEEGPQFRYIFVNESGMKKANLSVESIGKTFQEVLPLSFANSLQRKYEKLVKRKTVITFDDQFELIDGRKIYGETLLTPVLDQDSSISYIVAVTRDVTEWLQEKNKIIESEQRYRSIIEHNLDSIFTINLNGKILEANPAASLLTGYSEKQIINRSIYDLINDRDIEKFKVLLQKSCTGIALEAHDCKVIHSKGYLLIVHIKTVPIVIHNEIKGLYVILKDLSEKVKNMEMIKFMAFHDQLTGLLNRRALLEQLNDQIHLPENKLKGFALFSIDLDRFKFLNDTLGHLAGDEILKKVADRLSQFQSDTCYIYRLGGDEFTVLLLAANRERASSFVRKVFSVFSQSFYLNTQEYYISTSIGISLYPDDGNDAEMLIKNADEALYRVKERGKAHFQFYRTEMNSDFTNVVTLETHLRKAIEKDELSLFYQPQINITTGEVKSFEALLRWKDSEFGFISPNVFIPLAEDTGLIIPIGYWVIEKACQQIHTWNSLGYMDIRVAINISPKQFLHLNLVPFIQSMIQTYGIQASSLGIEITEGAMQDTKETIPILKRMKELGISISVDDFGTGYSSLSYLKQFPIDGLKIDQSFIKDILVDQKDAAIIRSIIHLGQSLGLEVIAEGVEVQQQVEFLAKAKCDKIQGYFYSNPLPVEELEKKFLKKKAGN, encoded by the coding sequence ATGGAGCATTTAAATAATTTATTAACGAATGAATTAGCTTCTGGCAAAGCCAGCGGAAAAATACAGAAAATTATTTTTGATATTATTTTTCAGCACATTCAAGATATGGTCTTTGTAATGAAGGTAGAAGAAGGACCACAATTTCGATATATATTTGTCAATGAATCTGGCATGAAAAAAGCTAACCTTTCTGTAGAATCCATTGGAAAGACATTTCAAGAAGTGCTGCCCCTTTCATTCGCAAATTCCCTTCAGCGAAAATATGAGAAATTAGTAAAAAGAAAAACAGTCATAACCTTTGACGACCAATTTGAATTAATTGATGGAAGAAAAATATATGGTGAAACTCTCTTAACTCCAGTTTTGGATCAAGACAGTTCCATTAGTTATATTGTAGCAGTCACAAGAGATGTGACTGAATGGTTACAGGAGAAAAATAAAATAATTGAAAGTGAGCAGAGATATCGATCCATTATTGAACATAACCTTGATTCAATCTTTACCATTAACCTGAATGGGAAAATACTAGAGGCCAATCCTGCGGCTTCCCTTTTAACAGGCTACTCAGAAAAGCAAATAATCAATCGATCGATTTACGACTTGATAAATGACAGGGATATTGAGAAATTTAAAGTGCTCTTACAGAAATCTTGTACTGGCATAGCACTTGAGGCACATGATTGTAAGGTTATTCATTCGAAAGGCTATTTACTTATTGTCCATATTAAAACTGTTCCAATTGTCATTCATAACGAAATCAAAGGGCTATATGTGATATTAAAGGACCTATCAGAAAAAGTTAAAAATATGGAAATGATAAAGTTTATGGCTTTTCACGATCAATTAACGGGATTATTAAATCGAAGAGCCTTACTGGAACAATTAAATGATCAAATTCATTTGCCTGAAAATAAATTAAAAGGATTTGCTTTATTTTCAATTGATCTTGACAGGTTTAAGTTCCTTAATGATACTCTCGGTCATTTGGCAGGAGATGAGATTTTAAAAAAGGTTGCTGATCGATTATCTCAATTTCAAAGTGATACATGCTATATTTATCGTCTAGGTGGTGATGAGTTTACTGTTCTTTTGCTCGCGGCTAATCGAGAAAGGGCAAGTTCTTTTGTCAGAAAAGTTTTTTCTGTGTTCTCACAATCCTTTTATTTAAATACCCAGGAGTATTATATTTCAACCAGCATAGGAATAAGCTTATATCCCGATGACGGAAATGATGCGGAGATGCTAATCAAAAACGCTGACGAGGCACTTTATCGTGTAAAGGAAAGAGGAAAGGCACATTTTCAATTTTATCGTACTGAAATGAATTCTGATTTTACAAATGTGGTTACGTTAGAGACACACCTGCGAAAGGCTATTGAAAAAGATGAGCTGTCTTTGTTTTATCAGCCACAGATTAATATCACCACAGGAGAAGTAAAAAGTTTTGAAGCCTTGCTGCGTTGGAAAGATAGTGAATTTGGGTTTATTTCACCTAATGTATTTATTCCATTGGCAGAAGATACGGGACTAATCATCCCAATAGGTTATTGGGTAATTGAAAAAGCTTGTCAACAAATTCATACCTGGAATTCCCTAGGATATATGGATATTCGTGTTGCGATAAACATATCACCTAAACAATTCCTGCATCTAAATCTTGTTCCTTTCATTCAATCAATGATTCAAACCTATGGAATACAAGCATCTTCTCTAGGGATTGAAATTACTGAAGGGGCTATGCAGGATACAAAAGAAACAATTCCTATTTTAAAAAGAATGAAGGAGCTTGGGATATCCATCTCGGTTGATGACTTTGGGACTGGGTATTCGTCCTTAAGTTATTTAAAACAATTTCCTATTGATGGCTTAAAAATTGATCAATCATTTATTAAGGATATTCTTGTAGATCAAAAAGATGCTGCTATTATTAGGTCGATTATTCACTTAGGCCAAAGTTTAGGTTTGGAAGTGATTGCTGAGGGTGTGGAGGTTCAACAACAAGTAGAATTTTTAGCTAAGGCAAAGTGTGATAAAATTCAAGGATATTTTTATTCTAACCCACTTCCTGTTGAAGAGCTTGAAAAGAAATTTTTGAAAAAAAAAGCTGGAAACTAA